The following proteins come from a genomic window of Rhodoligotrophos sp. CJ14:
- a CDS encoding sulfotransferase family protein has protein sequence MSVMPNKASLSLEDIDFLIIGATKSATTWLQKSLQLDPAVAMPDPELHYFSREFGRGDAWYLEQFPKEGAARLLGEKSNSYLESATAAQRIARLLPHVKLIAQLRNPIDRAYSDYCMMFRRGEVTGNIEAYLDPRGPHETRLLRAGLYFEQLKAFYDSYPAGQIHVTLYETVNTDPVGHLAAVRRFLGLGATDTPPLLTQKVKDKTEPVLPPHLRRWLAPVKPVLAPVRNSPLVRTLRNAMASEMRYPELTCRLRDRLAEHYHRDVEALSHLVGRDLSGWLTGPSVPARAAGAMSGKCV, from the coding sequence ATGTCAGTCATGCCTAACAAGGCGAGCTTAAGCCTTGAAGACATCGACTTCCTGATCATCGGCGCAACCAAAAGCGCAACCACCTGGCTCCAGAAATCCCTGCAGCTCGATCCGGCCGTGGCCATGCCCGACCCGGAGCTGCATTACTTCAGTCGGGAGTTCGGCCGCGGCGATGCCTGGTATCTCGAGCAGTTTCCGAAAGAGGGCGCGGCGCGTTTGCTGGGCGAGAAGTCGAACTCGTACCTCGAGAGCGCGACGGCCGCCCAGCGGATCGCGCGCCTGCTGCCGCACGTCAAGCTGATCGCTCAGCTCCGCAACCCCATCGACCGCGCCTATTCCGACTACTGCATGATGTTTCGCCGTGGTGAGGTCACCGGCAATATCGAGGCCTATCTCGATCCACGCGGTCCTCATGAGACGCGCTTGCTCCGGGCGGGACTGTATTTCGAGCAGCTGAAGGCCTTTTACGACAGCTATCCCGCCGGTCAGATCCATGTGACCCTCTATGAGACGGTGAACACCGATCCGGTCGGCCATCTTGCTGCTGTGCGTCGATTTCTGGGCCTCGGCGCAACAGACACGCCGCCTCTGCTCACCCAGAAGGTGAAGGACAAGACCGAACCGGTGCTGCCGCCTCATCTTCGGCGCTGGCTCGCGCCCGTGAAGCCCGTATTAGCGCCCGTGCGCAACTCGCCTTTGGTCCGGACCTTGCGCAATGCGATGGCGTCCGAGATGCGGTATCCCGAGCTCACCTGCCGGCTGCGGGACCGGCTTGCCGAGCATTACCACAGAGACGTCGAAGCCTTGAGCCACCTGGTCGGCCGCGATCTGTCGGGCTGGCTCACCGGGCCGTCAGTCCCAGCGCGCGCGGCCGGCGCCATGTCAGGCAAGTGCGTGTGA
- a CDS encoding glycosyltransferase family 4 protein → MCRAPITVCFPFIGDEIGGSHISAIKLIEALNPSLVRPLIALQAEAGPVADYLRERRLPYLLAPGRPLAKRGDVAKLARSIMHVLCDTGRLTRFLTDNAVDVVHTNDGRTHAQWMIPARLAGARHIWHHRGDPDALGVNYFAPIVSDHVITVSSFARPRHPIIAIGSKLSVVHSPFDVPSRMGDREAARAQLLKALNVAPETRFLGYFGLLIERKRPIAFVEAVAAFVEKCPDIPVMGLVFGVPGTESPHYDRLITERARALGIEDQIRLMGFRQPVEPWMQAMDALLVPAVREPFGRTLIEAMFLGTPVVATSDGGNLEAIEHGVTGYLVPPDEPAAFVEPVRALLVNERQRHAIVDAARARALASYSVERHVAELTAIYRACVFPGESRDVSHA, encoded by the coding sequence AGGTAGCCACATCTCGGCGATCAAGCTGATCGAGGCGCTGAACCCCTCGCTCGTGCGGCCGCTGATTGCGCTGCAGGCAGAGGCGGGTCCCGTGGCCGACTATCTCCGGGAGCGGCGCTTGCCCTACCTCCTGGCACCGGGCCGCCCTCTTGCCAAGCGCGGAGATGTGGCCAAGCTCGCCCGCTCGATCATGCATGTTCTGTGCGATACCGGACGCCTGACCCGGTTCTTGACCGACAATGCGGTTGATGTCGTGCACACCAATGACGGCCGCACCCATGCGCAGTGGATGATCCCCGCCCGCCTGGCGGGTGCGCGCCACATCTGGCACCACCGCGGTGATCCCGATGCGCTGGGCGTCAACTATTTCGCCCCGATCGTCTCCGATCACGTGATCACCGTTTCGAGCTTCGCGCGGCCCAGACATCCGATCATCGCCATAGGCTCAAAGCTCTCGGTCGTGCACAGTCCTTTCGATGTTCCATCCAGAATGGGTGACCGTGAGGCAGCCCGCGCCCAATTGCTGAAAGCCCTGAATGTCGCGCCCGAGACGCGCTTTCTCGGCTATTTCGGCCTGCTGATCGAGCGTAAGCGGCCGATTGCCTTCGTCGAGGCCGTGGCCGCCTTCGTCGAGAAATGCCCGGACATTCCCGTCATGGGCCTCGTCTTCGGCGTGCCGGGAACGGAATCCCCTCACTATGACCGGCTGATCACCGAGCGCGCCCGCGCGCTCGGGATTGAAGATCAGATCCGATTGATGGGGTTTCGCCAGCCGGTCGAGCCCTGGATGCAGGCGATGGACGCGCTGCTCGTCCCCGCCGTGCGCGAGCCCTTTGGCCGGACGCTCATCGAGGCGATGTTCCTCGGCACCCCGGTGGTCGCGACGAGCGACGGTGGCAATCTCGAAGCGATCGAGCATGGCGTGACGGGATATCTGGTGCCACCCGATGAACCCGCTGCCTTCGTTGAGCCGGTGCGCGCGCTATTGGTCAACGAGAGGCAGCGTCACGCGATCGTCGATGCGGCGCGCGCCCGGGCCCTGGCGAGCTACAGCGTCGAGCGCCATGTGGCTGAGCTGACCGCCATCTATCGCGCATGCGTTTTCCCGGGAGAAAGCCGTGATGTCAGTCATGCCTAA
- a CDS encoding polysaccharide biosynthesis protein yields the protein MVDDNFAARQTPQANLPTPSRLDKLVSTIADLDGLRRRTAVWIGQGRASFAYRSARTRLRSITRATLRNRDLYVLDLGLAAFALILATALRIGPQELAAAPDRIRSLAEMSFVFTGICAITFPVIGLYNRNWKYASILDYLSLVRAVVIASLILITGMFFYSRLAFVPRSTIAIEIVMLVSLLAATRLGFRREDLKLFKPLAPAARREPLVPVLMVGVGQEADIYLRALQRDRTASYWPVGFLSHSEAEIGSTLRGVPVLGTMKDFDAVFAELEGRGKRPRHLIFTMPLSSVEAEEAERLIAAADRRGMVASRLSSATELRNPLLKKEFELRPIELTDLLERPQTAFDIAALHRFVSGRRVLVTGAGGSIGSELTRQLAALGPAHMALLDNCEFNLYTIDLDLRDNYPAISRSAHLCDVRDPRRVNEMFARHRPELVFHAAALKHVPMVELNPCEGALTNVCGTVNVADAAKRWGAAAMVQISTDKVVNSTSVMGATKRLAELYCQALDIEGIADMSAPRFMTVRFGNVLGSSGSLIPLFKSQLARGGPLTVTHPDMERFFLTIREAVQLTLQASAYGLEKNLGQGEIFVLDMGEPIKIVDIARRMIRLAGYTPDRDIKIEIIGCRPGEKLFEELFDSAERRVTPPVPGVLGAVPSPVPLPVLRHAFEQLQSCAEAGDSEGLFRAIRTVLPNYRKEDQTEREAPFAMAGHQARPAIHVVH from the coding sequence ATGGTGGACGATAATTTTGCCGCGCGTCAGACGCCGCAAGCGAACCTTCCCACTCCCTCCCGATTGGATAAGCTGGTCTCGACCATTGCCGATCTCGACGGCCTCCGTCGGCGGACCGCCGTCTGGATCGGACAGGGCAGGGCGAGTTTCGCCTATCGCAGCGCCAGGACGAGGCTGCGCTCGATCACCCGGGCAACTCTGCGCAATCGGGATCTCTACGTGCTTGATCTCGGGCTCGCGGCCTTCGCCCTGATTTTGGCGACGGCGCTGCGCATCGGGCCGCAGGAGCTTGCAGCAGCCCCCGACCGCATTCGGTCTCTAGCGGAGATGTCCTTTGTCTTCACCGGCATTTGCGCCATCACCTTTCCAGTGATCGGCCTCTACAATCGCAATTGGAAATATGCTTCGATCCTCGATTATTTGAGCCTGGTCCGCGCAGTCGTCATCGCCTCGCTGATCCTGATCACCGGCATGTTCTTCTATTCCCGTTTGGCCTTCGTGCCGCGCTCGACGATCGCCATCGAGATCGTGATGCTGGTCTCGCTCTTGGCCGCAACCAGGCTTGGCTTCAGACGCGAAGACCTGAAGCTCTTCAAGCCTCTCGCCCCCGCCGCACGGCGCGAGCCGCTGGTGCCGGTTCTCATGGTCGGGGTAGGCCAGGAAGCGGATATCTATCTTCGCGCGCTGCAACGCGACCGCACGGCCTCATACTGGCCCGTCGGTTTTCTGAGCCACTCCGAAGCAGAGATTGGCTCCACCCTGCGCGGCGTGCCGGTGCTCGGCACCATGAAGGATTTCGACGCGGTCTTTGCCGAGCTCGAAGGGCGTGGGAAGCGTCCACGCCATCTGATTTTCACCATGCCCCTCTCATCCGTTGAGGCGGAAGAGGCCGAGCGCCTGATTGCGGCGGCCGACCGTCGGGGCATGGTGGCCTCGCGCCTGAGTTCCGCCACCGAGCTTCGCAATCCCCTGCTCAAGAAGGAGTTCGAGCTGCGCCCGATCGAGCTCACCGATCTCCTGGAGCGTCCGCAAACCGCCTTCGACATCGCGGCCTTGCATCGCTTCGTGTCCGGACGGCGCGTTCTGGTCACCGGGGCCGGTGGCTCGATCGGCAGCGAGCTCACACGGCAGCTTGCAGCCCTTGGGCCGGCCCACATGGCTCTGCTCGACAATTGCGAGTTCAATCTCTACACGATCGACCTGGACCTGCGCGACAACTACCCCGCTATATCGCGCTCGGCCCATCTTTGTGACGTGCGTGATCCCCGGCGTGTCAACGAGATGTTTGCACGGCACAGGCCCGAGCTGGTCTTCCATGCCGCAGCGCTGAAGCACGTGCCCATGGTCGAGCTTAACCCTTGCGAGGGAGCGCTCACCAATGTCTGCGGCACGGTGAATGTGGCGGATGCCGCCAAGCGCTGGGGCGCCGCGGCCATGGTGCAGATCTCGACCGACAAGGTCGTGAACTCGACCAGCGTGATGGGTGCAACCAAGCGGCTGGCCGAGCTCTATTGCCAGGCCCTCGACATCGAGGGGATTGCCGATATGAGCGCTCCCCGCTTCATGACGGTTCGCTTCGGCAATGTCTTGGGATCGAGCGGCTCATTGATCCCCTTGTTCAAGAGCCAGCTTGCCCGCGGCGGTCCGCTGACCGTCACCCATCCTGACATGGAGCGGTTTTTCCTGACAATCAGGGAAGCCGTGCAGCTCACGCTCCAGGCCTCGGCCTACGGCCTTGAGAAAAATCTCGGGCAAGGCGAGATCTTTGTCCTCGACATGGGTGAGCCCATCAAGATCGTGGACATCGCCCGGCGCATGATCCGGCTCGCCGGCTACACCCCCGACCGCGACATCAAGATCGAGATCATCGGATGTCGTCCCGGCGAGAAGCTGTTCGAGGAACTGTTCGATAGCGCCGAGCGGCGGGTGACGCCACCGGTCCCCGGTGTGCTTGGTGCGGTGCCATCGCCAGTGCCGCTCCCCGTGCTGCGCCATGCCTTCGAGCAGCTGCAATCCTGTGCCGAGGCAGGTGATAGCGAGGGGCTGTTCCGGGCCATTCGCACCGTGTTGCCCAACTACCGCAAGGAAGATCAAACCGAACGCGAGGCACCCTTCGCAATGGCCGGTCATCAGGCTCGGCCTGCGATACACGTGGTTCACTGA